One stretch of Aquimarina sp. Aq107 DNA includes these proteins:
- the ftsA gene encoding cell division protein FtsA, which yields MAREEHEIAVGLDIGTTKIVAMVGRYNEYGKMEVLGVGKSKSLGVHRGVVNNITQTIQSIQQAVQEAESVSGVKISEVTVGIAGQHIRSLQHSDYITRPNADAVIDEEDIDTLCNQVHKLVMLPGEEILHVLPQEYKVDGQAEIKEPVGMYGGRLEANFHVVVGQVTSIRNIGRCVKSSGLELSDVTLEPLASANAVLSQEEKEAGVALIDIGGGTTDLAIFKDGIIRHTAVIPFGGNVITEDIKEGCSIIEKQAELLKIKFGSAWPGENKDNEIVSIPGLRGREPKEITLKNLSKIIHARVVEIIEQVFLEIKNYGHESPKKKLIAGIVLTGGGSQLKHLKQLVEYITGMDTRIGYPNEHLAGNSDPETTSPMYATAVGLVMDSLVHISKQKKAAVKEAVVEEEQKEETVTIEGEGIEEEKPVVDSRPRKNILEKWTEKFKEFLDNAE from the coding sequence ATGGCAAGAGAAGAACATGAAATAGCGGTAGGATTAGATATAGGAACAACTAAGATTGTTGCTATGGTAGGGCGTTATAATGAGTACGGAAAAATGGAAGTTTTGGGTGTTGGTAAGTCCAAAAGCCTCGGGGTACATCGTGGTGTAGTAAATAATATTACACAAACAATACAATCTATACAACAAGCGGTTCAGGAAGCAGAAAGTGTTTCTGGAGTAAAAATAAGTGAAGTAACAGTAGGAATAGCTGGTCAGCACATAAGAAGTTTGCAACACAGTGATTATATCACACGTCCTAACGCAGATGCGGTTATCGATGAAGAAGATATTGATACACTTTGTAATCAGGTTCATAAGCTGGTGATGCTCCCAGGAGAAGAAATATTACATGTACTGCCACAAGAATATAAAGTCGATGGTCAGGCAGAAATAAAAGAACCTGTTGGGATGTATGGTGGACGTTTAGAGGCTAATTTCCACGTGGTAGTTGGTCAGGTAACTTCTATTCGTAATATAGGAAGGTGTGTCAAAAGTTCTGGTTTAGAATTATCGGATGTTACATTAGAACCACTAGCTTCTGCAAATGCTGTGTTAAGTCAGGAAGAAAAAGAAGCAGGTGTAGCATTAATTGATATAGGAGGTGGAACTACAGATCTTGCAATTTTTAAAGATGGTATTATACGTCATACAGCAGTTATACCGTTTGGCGGAAACGTAATAACCGAAGATATAAAAGAAGGTTGTTCCATTATAGAAAAACAAGCAGAACTGCTTAAAATTAAATTTGGATCTGCTTGGCCAGGAGAAAATAAAGACAACGAAATAGTTTCTATTCCTGGATTAAGAGGTAGAGAACCAAAGGAGATTACGTTAAAAAATTTATCTAAAATCATTCATGCTCGTGTCGTGGAGATTATAGAACAGGTTTTTTTAGAAATAAAAAATTATGGTCATGAGTCACCAAAGAAAAAGTTAATTGCAGGAATTGTATTAACGGGTGGAGGATCACAATTAAAACATCTAAAACAATTAGTAGAATATATAACAGGTATGGATACCAGAATTGGATATCCAAATGAGCATTTAGCAGGTAATAGTGATCCAGAAACCACAAGTCCAATGTATGCGACAGCAGTTGGTTTGGTTATGGATAGCCTTGTACATATTAGTAAACAGAAAAAAGCTGCGGTAAAAGAAGCTGTAGTAGAAGAGGAACAGAAAGAAGAAACAGTCACTATTGAGGGAGAAGGTATTGAGGAAGAAAAGCCAGTAGTTGATAGCAGACCTAGGAAAAATATTCTAGAGAAATGGACGGAAAAGTTTAAGGAGTTTCTTGATAACGCAGAATAA
- a CDS encoding cell division protein FtsQ/DivIB, with protein MKKILTYAKFFGLVGLIIFLFAFTGSRNEKRKIKEVEIEFVEEQNPYINELTVNKLLIQNQVGVTDVGKEILVLNIVEKGLDTHKMIEDSDVYLTVNGQLKARIKQRTPIARVNAVVPFYVDVTGNTMPLSDNYSAHVPLVSNVSEREVSEVFPLLRKIQEDEFLKKHVVSVYRNVSGQYELGLRVYDFDVVFGKIENLGSKVRNFKAFYQKALKDKSLEKYKKVSLQFRNQVVCTIK; from the coding sequence ATGAAGAAGATTTTGACATATGCAAAGTTTTTTGGTCTTGTTGGATTGATCATATTTCTTTTTGCTTTTACAGGTAGTAGAAACGAGAAAAGAAAGATAAAAGAAGTAGAAATAGAATTCGTTGAAGAACAGAATCCTTACATAAATGAATTGACGGTTAATAAATTGTTAATACAAAATCAGGTAGGGGTGACGGATGTAGGTAAAGAAATTTTAGTTTTGAATATTGTAGAGAAGGGGCTGGATACACACAAAATGATAGAAGATTCAGATGTGTATCTCACAGTAAACGGGCAACTTAAGGCGAGAATTAAACAGCGTACTCCAATAGCTAGGGTAAATGCGGTTGTTCCTTTTTATGTTGATGTTACAGGAAATACGATGCCATTATCGGATAATTATTCAGCTCATGTTCCTCTAGTAAGCAATGTTTCAGAACGAGAAGTTTCAGAAGTTTTTCCATTATTACGAAAAATTCAAGAAGATGAGTTTTTAAAAAAACACGTAGTAAGTGTTTATCGAAATGTAAGCGGACAATATGAATTAGGATTACGGGTTTATGATTTCGACGTAGTTTTTGGAAAAATTGAAAATTTAGGTAGTAAGGTTAGAAATTTTAAAGCCTTTTATCAAAAAGCTTTAAAAGATAAAAGCTTGGAAAAATATAAGAAAGTTAGTTTACAATTTAGGAATCAAGTTGTGTGTACAATAAAATGA
- the murC gene encoding UDP-N-acetylmuramate--L-alanine ligase gives MSKELKDIKNIYFIGIGGIGMSALARYFKFLGKNVAGYDKTSTQITSDLEDLGISIHFEDDVQAIPDSFLDAKETLVVYTPAIPITHSELNYLKSNGFVIKKRAEVLGVITQGTYTLAVAGTHGKTTTTAILAHLLKESGAKVTAFLGGISENYNSNLVLEGNDVVVVEADEFDRSFLQLYPDVVAVTSMDADHLDIYKEANALEESFIEFSSRAKDHLLVCNGLPLSGSTFGVEDGADYCAQNIKIDNGTYIFDLKTPTQVVEDLHLNLPGKHNLLNAITAFAMAMLYGSPTAALAKALFSFKGVQRRFSYQIKSDDLVFVDDYAHHPTEINALHQAIREMHPEKKVLAIFQPHLFTRTKDFGLEFAESLAQFDQLLLLDIYPARELPIEGITSEWLLDMIHLDDKKLVKKNHLIDEILKSSAQVITTIGAGDIGEEVSVIKEALLAV, from the coding sequence ATGAGTAAAGAACTAAAAGATATAAAGAATATATATTTTATCGGTATCGGTGGTATCGGTATGAGTGCTCTTGCTCGATATTTTAAGTTTTTAGGAAAAAATGTGGCAGGGTATGATAAAACCTCCACGCAAATAACGTCAGATTTAGAAGATCTAGGGATTTCTATTCATTTCGAAGATGATGTACAGGCAATTCCAGACTCTTTTTTAGACGCTAAGGAAACATTGGTTGTGTATACTCCAGCAATTCCAATTACTCATTCAGAATTAAATTATCTAAAGAGTAATGGTTTTGTAATTAAAAAGAGAGCAGAAGTTTTAGGTGTTATTACACAAGGAACATATACGTTAGCAGTGGCGGGGACTCATGGGAAAACAACAACTACTGCTATTTTAGCACATTTGTTAAAAGAGAGTGGAGCAAAAGTTACCGCTTTTTTAGGAGGCATAAGTGAGAACTATAATTCGAACCTAGTTCTGGAAGGAAATGATGTGGTAGTGGTAGAAGCAGATGAATTTGACAGGTCGTTTTTACAGTTGTATCCCGATGTTGTAGCTGTTACCTCTATGGATGCTGATCATCTTGATATTTATAAAGAAGCAAATGCATTAGAAGAATCTTTTATTGAGTTTTCTTCTAGAGCAAAGGATCATCTTTTAGTCTGTAATGGATTGCCGTTATCAGGCAGTACATTTGGGGTAGAAGATGGAGCTGATTATTGTGCTCAAAATATTAAGATTGATAACGGGACATATATTTTTGACTTAAAAACACCAACTCAAGTTGTTGAAGATTTGCATTTAAACCTGCCAGGTAAACATAACTTGTTAAATGCTATCACAGCCTTTGCTATGGCAATGCTTTACGGCTCCCCGACCGCTGCCTTAGCAAAGGCTTTATTTTCTTTTAAAGGAGTTCAAAGACGTTTTAGCTATCAAATTAAATCCGATGATCTTGTATTTGTAGACGATTATGCACATCATCCTACGGAGATTAATGCATTACATCAAGCGATAAGAGAAATGCATCCGGAAAAAAAAGTTTTGGCAATTTTTCAACCCCATTTGTTTACTAGAACAAAGGATTTTGGATTAGAGTTTGCAGAAAGTTTAGCGCAATTTGATCAATTATTATTGTTAGATATATATCCTGCTAGAGAATTGCCTATAGAAGGAATTACTTCAGAATGGTTGTTAGACATGATACATCTCGACGATAAAAAATTAGTAAAAAAGAATCATTTAATAGATGAAATTTTGAAAAGTAGTGCTCAAGTGATTACCACTATTGGAGCAGGAGATATAGGAGAAGAAGTAAGTGTTATAAAAGAAGCATTGTTGGCGGTATGA
- the murG gene encoding undecaprenyldiphospho-muramoylpentapeptide beta-N-acetylglucosaminyltransferase, whose product MKQQPRIILSGGGTGGHIYPAISIANELKARYPEAAILFVGAKDRMEMQKVPEAGYEIEGLWISGIQRKLSLSNLLFPFKLLSSLWKSKKIIKKFAPDVVIGTGGFASGPLLKKANSAKIPTVLQEQNSYPGITNKWLAKGANKICVAYDNMDRFFPKDKIVKTGNPVRQDLLEIKSKREDAIVKYNLDSEKKTILVIGGSLGARRVNQLVEKELMFFEEKGVQVLWQCGKLYYDEYRKYDGNKDVQVHQFLDTMDLAYAAADVIVSRAGASSVSELCIVAKPTLFIPSPNVAEDHQTKNADAIVSENGAKMLKESELDEKFQKTISQLLSSEAMQIKLTHAIKKMALPNATKDIVDEIEQLIRKDNG is encoded by the coding sequence ATGAAACAACAACCAAGAATCATATTATCAGGTGGAGGAACAGGAGGACACATTTATCCTGCAATTTCTATAGCCAATGAATTAAAGGCTAGGTATCCAGAAGCAGCTATACTATTTGTAGGAGCTAAGGATCGTATGGAAATGCAAAAGGTTCCAGAAGCGGGTTATGAGATAGAGGGATTATGGATAAGTGGTATCCAACGTAAATTATCATTAAGTAATTTGTTGTTTCCTTTTAAGTTGCTGAGTAGTCTTTGGAAATCAAAAAAAATCATTAAAAAATTTGCTCCTGATGTAGTAATAGGCACAGGTGGATTCGCAAGTGGGCCTTTATTAAAAAAAGCTAATTCTGCAAAAATCCCAACAGTACTTCAGGAACAAAATTCTTATCCAGGTATTACGAATAAATGGTTAGCAAAAGGAGCTAATAAAATATGTGTTGCTTACGATAATATGGATCGCTTTTTTCCTAAAGATAAAATTGTAAAAACAGGCAATCCTGTTCGACAAGATTTATTAGAAATTAAGAGTAAAAGAGAAGATGCTATCGTCAAATATAATTTAGATTCTGAAAAGAAAACAATTTTGGTGATTGGAGGAAGTCTTGGAGCTAGGAGGGTGAATCAATTAGTAGAGAAAGAATTGATGTTTTTTGAGGAAAAAGGAGTTCAAGTACTTTGGCAATGCGGAAAGTTGTACTACGATGAATATAGAAAGTACGATGGTAATAAAGATGTTCAGGTTCACCAATTTCTAGATACAATGGACTTGGCATATGCGGCAGCTGATGTAATTGTTTCTAGGGCTGGAGCTAGTTCTGTTTCAGAATTATGTATTGTAGCAAAACCGACTTTGTTTATTCCGTCTCCAAATGTAGCCGAGGATCATCAGACTAAAAATGCTGATGCAATCGTAAGTGAAAATGGGGCTAAGATGTTAAAAGAAAGTGAGCTAGATGAAAAGTTTCAGAAAACTATTTCTCAATTACTGTCATCAGAGGCTATGCAAATTAAGTTAACACACGCAATAAAAAAAATGGCATTACCAAATGCTACAAAAGATATAGTTGATGAAATAGAGCAGCTAATTAGAAAAGATAATGGTTAG
- a CDS encoding FtsW/RodA/SpoVE family cell cycle protein has translation MTKVLRNIKGDKVIWAIVALLALFSFLPVYSASSNLAYLYGDGNTFVFLVKHFAHLLLGFGIMYWVHKIPYHYFRGLSIIMLPVVVVLLLFTMAQNNTIGGANASRWIRLPFVGVTFQTSTLAAVVLMAYVARYLSKISDKKITFKESLIPLWLPVFVILMLILPANFSTAAIIFSMVIMLVFLGGYPIRHIVVVLGTGLLALTFFILTAKAFPDAFPNRVDTWVSRAENFFNDKDTPEDYQIERAKIAIARGGVIGQGPGKSVQRNFLPQSSSDFIYAIIIEEWGLVGGVFLMFLYLMLLFRLVIVAHKSIDVFGKLLVIGVGLPIVFQALINMAVAVELFPVTGQTLPLVSSGGTSIWMTCMAIGMVLSISSRRSVSEEEVTDDTIKDNLDTKEQNPLEVLSEAI, from the coding sequence GTGACAAAAGTTTTAAGAAATATAAAAGGAGATAAAGTAATATGGGCAATCGTTGCTCTGTTAGCGTTATTTTCGTTTCTACCTGTTTATAGTGCGAGTAGCAATTTAGCATACTTATATGGGGATGGAAACACCTTTGTGTTTTTGGTAAAACATTTTGCACATTTGCTTTTAGGGTTTGGAATTATGTATTGGGTTCATAAGATCCCGTATCATTATTTTAGAGGACTTTCGATTATTATGTTGCCAGTTGTTGTAGTCTTGTTATTGTTTACTATGGCTCAGAATAATACTATCGGAGGTGCTAATGCAAGTAGATGGATTCGTTTACCATTTGTTGGTGTTACTTTTCAAACTTCCACCTTAGCTGCAGTTGTTTTGATGGCCTATGTGGCGAGATATTTGTCTAAAATAAGCGATAAAAAAATAACTTTCAAAGAATCATTAATACCGCTTTGGTTGCCCGTTTTTGTCATTTTGATGTTGATTTTACCTGCAAATTTTTCTACCGCTGCCATTATTTTTTCTATGGTAATCATGTTGGTTTTTTTGGGAGGATACCCAATAAGGCATATTGTGGTTGTATTAGGAACAGGTTTGTTAGCACTAACATTTTTTATTCTTACCGCAAAAGCGTTTCCAGATGCTTTTCCGAATAGAGTTGATACTTGGGTAAGTAGAGCAGAAAACTTTTTTAATGATAAGGATACGCCAGAAGATTATCAGATAGAACGAGCAAAAATAGCTATTGCAAGAGGTGGAGTAATAGGTCAAGGTCCTGGTAAAAGTGTACAAAGAAATTTTTTACCACAATCTTCTTCGGATTTTATTTATGCTATTATTATAGAAGAGTGGGGATTAGTTGGAGGAGTTTTTCTAATGTTTCTTTACTTAATGCTGTTGTTTAGATTGGTTATTGTCGCCCATAAAAGTATAGATGTTTTTGGGAAACTATTAGTGATAGGTGTAGGATTGCCTATCGTATTTCAGGCATTGATTAATATGGCTGTTGCTGTAGAACTGTTTCCAGTTACAGGTCAGACACTTCCTTTAGTTAGTAGCGGAGGGACATCCATTTGGATGACTTGTATGGCAATAGGTATGGTGTTAAGTATAAGTAGTAGAAGAAGTGTGTCAGAAGAAGAAGTTACTGATGATACTATAAAAGATAATTTAGATACGAAAGAACAAAATCCTTTAGAGGTGTTGAGCGAAGCAATATGA
- the murD gene encoding UDP-N-acetylmuramoyl-L-alanine--D-glutamate ligase — translation MRRLVVLGAGESGVGTAILGKKEGFTVFVSDKGIITDHYKNVLRSFEIEWEEQKHTESKILTANVVMKSPGIPDKVELIKKLHQNGVPVISEIEFASEFTSAKIVGITGSNGKTTTTMLTHHVLKNGGIDVNMAGNIGDSFAKQVVEHDAPYYVLELSSFQLDGIKDFTPHIAVLTNITPDHLDRYDYKFENYIASKFRITMNQTEQDYFIYDGDDEVIKKYIEKHPIRSRLLPFSLKRKVENGAYLEGEKITITIDNNEFTMPTKDLALKGNHNVKNAMAAATVSQLLKIRKTTIRECLENFHGVEHRLENVLKINNVQYVNDSKATNVNATFYALDAMKSATVWIVGGVDKGNDYTELYPLVNEKVKAIICLGVDNSKIINAFGNCVDNIVETQSMKEAVNMAYKIAERNENVLLSPACASFDLFKNYEERGRQFKEAVREL, via the coding sequence GTGAGAAGGCTAGTTGTATTGGGAGCAGGAGAAAGTGGGGTTGGAACGGCTATTCTTGGTAAAAAAGAAGGGTTTACAGTATTTGTTTCTGATAAAGGAATAATTACAGATCATTATAAAAATGTTCTTAGAAGTTTTGAAATTGAATGGGAAGAGCAAAAGCATACAGAAAGTAAAATTCTTACTGCCAATGTGGTCATGAAAAGCCCTGGAATTCCGGATAAGGTAGAGTTGATAAAAAAACTACATCAAAATGGGGTTCCGGTAATTTCAGAGATTGAATTTGCTTCCGAGTTTACATCCGCAAAAATTGTTGGTATAACTGGAAGTAATGGAAAAACTACCACCACAATGCTTACACATCATGTGCTTAAAAATGGAGGTATAGATGTAAATATGGCAGGAAATATTGGAGATAGCTTTGCTAAACAAGTTGTAGAACATGATGCTCCATATTATGTGTTAGAACTAAGTAGTTTTCAACTTGATGGTATTAAAGATTTTACGCCTCATATTGCTGTACTGACTAATATAACTCCTGATCATTTGGATAGATATGATTATAAATTTGAGAATTATATCGCATCAAAATTTAGGATTACAATGAATCAAACGGAGCAGGATTATTTTATTTATGATGGAGATGATGAGGTAATCAAAAAGTATATAGAAAAACATCCTATTCGTTCAAGGTTGCTACCATTTTCTTTAAAAAGGAAAGTAGAAAATGGAGCGTATTTGGAAGGAGAAAAAATAACAATAACAATAGACAACAACGAATTTACTATGCCAACAAAAGATTTAGCATTAAAAGGAAATCACAACGTGAAAAATGCTATGGCTGCTGCCACAGTATCACAATTATTGAAAATAAGAAAGACTACTATACGAGAATGTCTTGAGAATTTTCATGGGGTAGAGCATCGATTAGAAAATGTATTGAAAATTAATAATGTTCAATATGTGAATGATTCGAAGGCTACAAATGTTAATGCCACTTTTTATGCATTAGATGCCATGAAATCTGCGACGGTTTGGATAGTTGGAGGTGTTGATAAAGGAAATGATTATACAGAGTTGTATCCTTTGGTTAACGAAAAAGTAAAAGCAATTATTTGTCTTGGAGTAGATAATTCTAAAATAATTAATGCTTTTGGTAATTGCGTAGATAATATCGTAGAGACACAGTCTATGAAAGAAGCTGTGAATATGGCGTATAAGATTGCGGAGCGAAACGAAAATGTTTTGTTGTCACCTGCTTGCGCAAGTTTTGATCTTTTTAAAAACTATGAAGAGCGTGGTAGACAGTTTAAAGAAGCTGTTAGGGAATTATAA
- the mraY gene encoding phospho-N-acetylmuramoyl-pentapeptide-transferase has product MLYYLFQYLENEYQFPGASLFQFITFRAAMAIILSLLISTIYGKRIIDFLRKKQMGESIRELGLEGQAEKAGTPTMGGIIIILATLVPALLFAKLDNIYIILLIITTLWMGVIGFTDDYLKIKKKDKEGLAGRFKVIGQVGLGLIVGCTMYFHEDITIKEEKPGADIAQITTVDGESDFNPAFKSTKTTIPFFKNNEFDYSSLITWISPDLGKYAWLVFIPIVIIIVTAVSNGANLTDGIDGLAAGSSAIIVLTLALFAWVSGNIVFSDYLNVMYIPNSGEMTIYIAAFAGALVGFLWYNTYPAQVFMGDTGSLTIGGIIAVIAIAIRKEFLIPIVCGIFFIEVVSVMMQVSWFKYTRKKYGEGRRIFLMSPLHHHYQKKGIHESKIVARFWIIGIFLAIIAVITLKVR; this is encoded by the coding sequence ATGTTATATTATTTATTTCAATATTTAGAAAATGAGTACCAGTTTCCTGGAGCATCTTTGTTTCAGTTTATCACATTTAGGGCTGCCATGGCAATTATTTTATCGCTATTGATCTCTACTATATATGGTAAGCGTATCATTGATTTTTTGAGAAAAAAACAAATGGGAGAAAGTATCAGAGAGCTTGGATTAGAAGGGCAAGCAGAAAAAGCAGGTACACCAACAATGGGTGGAATAATAATAATTTTAGCCACACTTGTTCCTGCATTACTTTTTGCTAAGCTTGATAATATCTATATCATTTTGTTGATTATCACAACCTTATGGATGGGTGTTATAGGGTTTACTGATGATTATTTAAAAATTAAAAAGAAAGATAAAGAGGGTTTAGCTGGTAGGTTTAAAGTTATTGGTCAGGTTGGTCTAGGTCTTATCGTAGGTTGTACAATGTATTTTCATGAAGATATCACTATTAAAGAAGAGAAACCTGGAGCAGATATCGCGCAAATTACCACTGTAGATGGAGAATCGGATTTTAATCCTGCATTTAAATCTACAAAAACTACAATTCCTTTTTTTAAGAATAATGAGTTTGATTACTCAAGTTTAATTACTTGGATTAGTCCTGATTTAGGTAAGTATGCTTGGTTGGTGTTTATACCAATCGTAATCATTATTGTGACAGCAGTGTCTAATGGTGCTAATCTAACCGACGGAATTGATGGGTTGGCAGCGGGGTCATCTGCAATTATTGTACTCACACTAGCATTGTTTGCCTGGGTATCTGGTAATATCGTTTTTTCGGATTACTTAAATGTAATGTATATACCAAATTCTGGTGAAATGACCATTTATATTGCCGCATTTGCCGGGGCTTTAGTAGGTTTCTTATGGTATAATACATATCCGGCTCAGGTCTTTATGGGAGATACAGGTAGTTTAACAATAGGAGGAATAATAGCCGTGATCGCGATTGCTATCAGAAAAGAGTTTTTGATTCCTATTGTATGTGGAATCTTTTTTATAGAAGTCGTATCTGTAATGATGCAAGTGAGTTGGTTTAAGTATACAAGAAAAAAATATGGCGAGGGACGTAGAATATTTCTAATGTCACCATTACATCATCATTACCAGAAAAAAGGGATTCATGAAAGTAAGATTGTAGCTAGATTTTGGATTATTGGGATCTTTCTGGCAATTATAGCAGTGATTACTCTAAAAGTTAGATAA
- a CDS encoding UDP-N-acetylmuramoyl-L-alanyl-D-glutamate--2,6-diaminopimelate ligase, with translation MIELKDILYKVSMDAVVGNTATSIDKVEFDSRKIGHDDVFVAIKGTVVDGHDYIEKAINQGAIAIVCETMPEFLVDGLVYVQVEDAQKALAIIAANYYGSPSENLKLVGVTGTNGKTTIATLLYQLFKKAGYKVGLLSTVKILVDDTAYKATHTTPDSLAINRYLKEMNDAGVEYCFMEVSSHGIDQKRTSGLIFEGGVFTNLSHDHLDYHNTFKEYRDVKKVFFDELGSKAFALTNKDDKNGSFMLQNTKAKQYTYALKSYADFRGQILENSLGGLLLKINDNDVWTKLIGSFNAYNLLAIFGTAELLGLETLETLQLLSDLESVSGRFQYLISSKKITAIVDYAHTPDALKNVLETINDIRTNNETLITVVGCGGDRDKGKRPVMGNIATTLSNKVVFTSDNPRTENPEQIIEDIEKGVEPQNYKKIISISDRKQAIRTACQFAEENDIILIAGKGHETYQETNGERIDFNDFEIVKEELKKIGK, from the coding sequence GTGATCGAGCTAAAAGATATTTTATATAAAGTTTCTATGGATGCGGTTGTTGGAAATACAGCAACGAGCATTGATAAGGTAGAATTTGATTCTAGAAAAATTGGGCATGACGATGTTTTTGTAGCAATTAAAGGAACTGTTGTAGATGGTCATGATTATATAGAGAAAGCAATCAATCAAGGTGCTATTGCTATCGTGTGCGAAACTATGCCAGAATTTTTGGTAGATGGTTTGGTGTATGTTCAGGTAGAAGATGCTCAAAAAGCACTTGCTATTATTGCTGCTAATTATTATGGATCTCCTTCAGAAAACTTAAAACTTGTTGGGGTAACGGGAACTAATGGGAAAACAACTATTGCAACACTATTGTATCAGCTTTTTAAGAAAGCAGGTTATAAAGTTGGTTTGTTGTCTACTGTAAAAATTTTAGTAGATGATACTGCTTACAAAGCTACACATACTACGCCAGATTCTTTGGCTATAAACAGGTATTTGAAGGAAATGAATGATGCTGGAGTTGAGTATTGTTTTATGGAAGTAAGTTCTCATGGAATTGATCAAAAGCGTACATCGGGATTGATTTTTGAAGGAGGAGTTTTTACAAACCTTTCACATGATCATCTGGATTACCACAATACTTTTAAGGAGTATAGAGATGTAAAAAAAGTGTTTTTTGATGAGTTAGGTAGCAAGGCATTTGCTTTAACTAATAAAGATGATAAAAATGGAAGCTTTATGCTTCAAAACACAAAAGCAAAACAATATACTTATGCTCTTAAGTCATATGCAGATTTTAGAGGGCAGATTCTTGAAAATAGCCTAGGCGGATTGTTGTTAAAAATAAATGATAATGATGTTTGGACAAAACTAATAGGAAGCTTTAATGCATATAATCTTCTTGCAATTTTTGGGACAGCAGAATTGTTAGGATTAGAAACACTAGAGACTTTACAATTGTTAAGTGATCTTGAGAGTGTTAGTGGTAGATTTCAATATTTGATTTCTAGTAAAAAAATTACTGCTATAGTGGATTATGCTCATACTCCGGATGCGCTTAAAAATGTTTTGGAGACTATTAATGACATACGCACCAATAACGAAACTTTGATTACTGTAGTAGGTTGTGGAGGGGATAGAGATAAAGGAAAGAGACCGGTAATGGGTAATATCGCTACAACATTGAGTAATAAGGTTGTTTTTACCAGTGATAATCCCAGAACAGAGAATCCCGAGCAGATTATAGAAGATATAGAAAAAGGAGTTGAGCCACAGAATTATAAAAAAATAATATCTATTTCCGATAGAAAGCAAGCGATAAGAACTGCTTGTCAGTTTGCAGAAGAGAATGATATTATTTTGATAGCAGGAAAAGGGCATGAAACCTATCAAGAAACAAATGGAGAACGGATAGATTTTAACGATTTCGAAATAGTAAAAGAAGAACTAAAAAAAATAGGAAAATAA